The genome window CAAAAAGGAACGGCGTCGGAACACCGGCAAACCGCACCAGTGTGTCATCCTGCTTGCCGGCACCCAAAGTCCCCGAATGTATATCGGTCGGATAAAATGCCGCCACGGCCGAGACGAGCGGTTGAAAGCCAGCACGCACCGCAAGGTGACCGCCGAGGCAAACACCGAAGCTGCCGACTTGCCCCGTGCTACGAGGATGCGTAGCCAAGAACTGAGAAACGACTGCGGCATCTTCATCCGACGAATCGAGCTCTTTAGTAAACTTGAGCTCATTGCCACGCTCCGTGCCCGCTTGATCATATTCAAGCACCGTGCCAGCCGCTTCAAACTCGTGATACACTTCAGGCACCGCCACGAGAAACCCATGCCCCGCCAACGCTGCCGCCATGCGGCGGATCGGCCCCGTCATTTGATAAATCTCCGAATAAAAAATCACCGCAGGGTGCTGCCCCTCGCCTGCCGGCACGAACAAATGCGTGCGCATCGCGCCGCGTGTGGTGGAAAGATCAACGAAAGTATCCGGCTCAATAGTCATAGTGCCTCCACAGAATCGGTTCAGGATGCAGACGTAAACGCCAAACACAGCGGAGTAATGAGCGTAGTCGAGTTTCTTTAGGTGCTCGACCGAAAAGGCGATTGATCCCACCCCTCCAAGCGGCTAGCCACCTACATTCGACAAGCTCATGTCAGGCAAGGAAGCCACCGACTTACATCACTTCCTTTCAGGTCTCCCCCCTCAGCTCTCAGCCTTCTTCCTCTCACCCCTGCACACTCAACCCCGTCGGCAAGGACTCACCAAAGAGCTGCTGAATATCCTTCGCGTCGATCGGTGTGTATTCCCGCAAAGGCAGTAAGCGTTTCTCACTGGCGCCAGACTCCACCGCCTTCGCTAAAATGCGCTCGCGCACTTCCTGCGTCACATCGTGGTCGCGATTGTTTACGATGCGTGCCGCCTGCACAAAGAGCTGCGGCATATTCCTGAGATTATCACGCGTCCAATCAAGAGGCTCCAGTGCATCAAAGGCTCTCTCAACTTCAATTGGATCGAGCAATGCGTGTTCACCGCCATACAGCGGCACACGGCTCAGCAAGCGCCCGAGCGCCCAAATCGAGTGATCACAAAAGCTCTCTTTGCGCGTCTCAATGCTCTGCGTGAAATGATGCGCCAAGGCCAAGCGCTTATCTGTCGACAAATGCTCAAACGCGCCGAGCATGCGCGCAGGTTCGTAAGACTGCTTGGTATCTTGCAGCACTTTTTCAATCCACTCGTCATAGAGACTCTCTTGTTGCGTCTGACTCAGACCGCCAGCCACACGACGCCACAGCAAAAAGTATTGCTCGCGGTTCGCCTTACTCGTCACAAACGCCAAATCCAATTCCTGAATCAACCATAAGGTGCGCAAATAATATTCGTCTAGCGGATGCCCATACCCCGGGCGCAGCAAATAGCCCGCCGCATTCAGCCACGCCAATTCATGCTCCTGCGAAATATCACGCCGCGTAATACACTGACTCAATGGCTGCCACAGTTCACGAATCAGCGGCACATTCCATTCGCGCCGCCCTTGATGGCAAATCGCTTCCAGCGCCTTTAGCATCCCAGCGGCTTGCGCAGGCTTCGTCACGTCACGGTCAAAGGCCAACTCAATCGCAGCCTTCGCCGCAACCAGATCTTCCGTGCTGATACCAATATCGGCAACTTTCCCGCGCGGCGCATCCTCAGTATCTGCTGCGCTTTCACGCAAATTAAACTCCAGACGCCAGTTGCGATTCTGTCCCTGAATGCGTCGCACACTCACGCAATTCACGCGTAAAATACCGAGCGTATTCAGGTGCGCTTCCAAATGAATTGGCACGCTGCCGTCTTCCGGCATCGGTTCCTCAGGCGGCAACTGCGCCATGGTATGCATCGACGGCAACTTATGAAAATCGTGC of Lentimonas sp. CC4 contains these proteins:
- a CDS encoding dienelactone hydrolase family protein yields the protein MGSIAFSVEHLKKLDYAHYSAVFGVYVCILNRFCGGTMTIEPDTFVDLSTTRGAMRTHLFVPAGEGQHPAVIFYSEIYQMTGPIRRMAAALAGHGFLVAVPEVYHEFEAAGTVLEYDQAGTERGNELKFTKELDSSDEDAAVVSQFLATHPRSTGQVGSFGVCLGGHLAVRAGFQPLVSAVAAFYPTDIHSGTLGAGKQDDTLVRFAGVPTPFLFVWGRQDPHVPLEGRRAIAARLDEVNADYEWHEFNAAHAFLRDEGPRHNPAVARNCFDLLLRFFDEKLR